Proteins found in one Triticum aestivum cultivar Chinese Spring chromosome 4D, IWGSC CS RefSeq v2.1, whole genome shotgun sequence genomic segment:
- the LOC123099017 gene encoding uncharacterized protein: MAYSGDRRPSPPPPPQPHAPLSYLSPSAAPFTVGRPRGAAAPDPVPNAPANPSPYPDLPTAPSLYDSWVEPPASYMDLEAGAAAGYRGFANSDGFLVSENTHNGLYTGNHFGTNVQPHSFTTCSSEWMEEKYPGIYQRTSKALPSDFGSSVIHQPSVSPNMFACLDKKPCSTPQPVNQHSPYSAYDNYTAHLPSSSTYPLDYNLSMPPVSASPEVCATTKSLSPTTDGHILENAFSSPYMNPCRLNLDYFDTMQNEQKDLFGHQTAYKPYGDWSNSDNGTRIMGSYPLSRRGVGENYPLGESSETGRPVQPGTYPLNRHGVGENYLSGDTSESGRPVQPSSEVKSGFKSLQASCSNVSPSEHAFSQPRDLFIEPLEVNNPVVDSPCWKGTPTVHQSSFGVKNDEAPFSANGSDDLHDLHQSKKLSEFGTSNSVLFPKRHDTSNPENDSCLPYYANYLSSFSPPSGCKKSEGHSDAQRSNVGDFDCMARSSHPSYVSVDQGTRREKHVICKTGDNSGNGVTPGQQGGVFLGKRTFEPIVLGRDFASHVVVMNEDSGKKVSSNVDAAPIAKARSLTKESLQGNTCVHKDVATLESLYSEMPMKIGLEHLTHCSAGVEESVKISSDKVTCRSKTQEDLIKSIYNFSVVLLSTCDGGYVLEESEHALVQSTIHNLSSLSSKIRKAALKNDDVNGNCRQTRSDTTMCHGKNHQPEKFDGLDWENIGADFKTFILEDLTKLPEENAIGDTKDAQMLIYKNLWIEAEASMCKLKYELQLARMKLATKHCNQQTAAAPADSLGEAKASNLPKHKNSLCFEGIADSSKQQNHVKERNIGNAALLPQGGDKVDADVFARLKVLKLREKSINCSREVNADLQKGTSNYNRTDVVDDTVFDNAVDDRITSLVEDIIKERSEASSSEGGEADGATIAAPNDFMSFNNNTRSLDGDTNIEQLESSESKVHGAFMAKLKDLMCCSDDVSSSNEGQAASKNEFGQLEDVVMARLQVLKRREDNNSSAVNEGQEVFHSDDWAGHFETKRLGRGAHDELIQKTDLPDDAGSRAQSDEADSQTASQYVSALLEEPRVVSAPPEPASAQMHDEQLSSSPPEWEHVLKEDFFLPGNHLK, translated from the exons ATGGCgtactccggcgatcgccggccctctccgcccccgcccccgcagCCGCACGCGCCCCTCTCCTACCTCTCCCCGTCCGCGGCGCCCTTCACCGTCGGCCGTCCCCGCGGGGCCGCGGCCCCCGATCCGGTCCCCAACGCCCCCGCTAACCCTAGCCCCTACCCCGACCTCCCCACCGCGCCGTCGCTGTACGACTCCTGGGTCGAGCCCCCCGCGAGCTACATGGATCTGGAGGCCGGCGCAGCGGCCGGGTACCGAG GTTTTGCTAATTCTGATGGGTTTCTGGTTTCTGAGAATACACACAATGGCTTATACACTGGGAATCATTTTGGTACCAACGTGCAGCCACATTCCTTCACAACATGCAGCTCCGAGTGGATGGAAGAGAAGTATCCTGGAATTTACCAAAGAACGTCAAAGGCCCTCCCAAGTGATTTTGGGTCATCAGTTATCCATCAGCCTTCTGTGTCTCCTAACATGTTTGCTTGCTTAGATAAAAAACCCTGTTCCACACCTCAGCCCGTGAATCAGCATTCCCCGTATTCTGCTTATGATAACTACACGGCACATCTTCCATCATCCTCAACGTATCCATTGGATTACAACCTGTCCATGCCACCTGTTTCTGCCTCACCTGAAGTATGCGCTACAACAAAATCATTGTCACCCACAACAGATGGCCATATATTGGAAAATGCATTTTCCTCACCATATATGAACCCTTGCAGATTAAATCTTGATTATTTTGACACCATGCAAAATGAACAGAAAGACCTCTTTGGACATCAGACTGCTTATAAACCTTATGGTGACTGGAGTAACTCTGATAATGGTACGAGAATTATGGGAAGCTATCCACTTAGTAGACGTGGAGTTGGAGAGAACTATCCTTTGGGTGAGAGTTCAGAAACTGGGAGGCCTGTGCAGCCAGGAACCTATCCACTTAATAGACATGGAGTTGGAGAGAACTATCTTTCTGGTGACACTTCTGAATCTGGGAGACCTGTGCAGCCTTCATCAGAAGTGAAGTCTGGTTTCAAGAGCTTACAAGCATCATGTTCCAATGTGTCTCCTTCAGAACATGCATTTTCTCAGCCTCGTGACCTTTTCATCGAGCCACTTGAAGTAAATAATCCTGTTGTTGATTCTCCTTGTTGGAAAGGGACACCAACTGTACATCAGTCATCATTTGGTGTGAAAAATGATGAAGCTCCTTTTTCTGCTAATGGCTCAGATGACCTCCATGATTTGCACCAAAGCAAGAAGCTTTCTGAGTTTGGTACAAGTAATTCTGTGTTATTTCCCAAGCGTCATGATACATCAAATCCCGAGAATGATTCCTGTCTACCTTACTATGCAAATTATCTTTCTTCATTCAGTCCGCCTTCAGGGTGTAAAAAATCTGAAGGTCATAGTGATGCACAACGATCCAATGTTGGGGATTTCGATTGTATGGCTAGGTCTAGCCACCCTAGTTATGTATCTGTAGATCAAGGCACCAGAAGAGAAAAACATGTGATCTGTAAGACAGGAGACAATTCCGGAAATGGGGTCACACCAGGTCAACAGGGAGGTGTTTTTCTTGGCAAAAGAACATTTGAACCCATAGTGTTAGGCAGAGATTTCGCCAGTCATGTTGTGGTTATGAATGAAGATTCTGGTAAGAAAGTTTCAAGCAATGTGGACGCAGCTCCAATTGCAAAGGCTAGGAGTTTAACAAAAGAGAGTCTACAAGGAAATACTTGTGTCCATAAAGATGTGGCAACATTGGAAAGTCTGTACTCGGAGATGCCTATGAAGATAGGTCTGGAGCATTTAACCCATTGCAGTGCTGGTGTTGAGGAGTCGGTGAAGATATCTTCAGATAAAGTTACCTGCAGATCCAAGACTCAAGAAGACTTAATCAAGTCAATTTATAATTTCTCAGTAGTGCTTCTATCTACTTGCGATGGCGGTTATGTGTTGGAGGAATCTGAACATGCACTTGTTCAATCTACAATACACAATCTCAGTTCTTTGAGTTCCAAGATAAGAAAG GCTGCATTAAAAAATGATGATGTCAATGGAAACTGCCGCCAGACGAGATCAGATACAACAATGTGCCATGGAAAGAATCATCAGCCTGAGAAGTTTGATGGACTTGATTGGGAGAACATTGGTGCAGATTTTAAAACATTTATTTTGGAG GATCTTACTAAGCTTCCAGAAGAGAATGCCATTGGTGATACTAAAGATGCGCAAATGCTGATATATAAGAATCTATGGATTGAAGCTGAAGCTTCCATGTGTAAACTCAAGTATGAACTGCAACTTGCCCGCATGAAACTTGCGACAAAACATTGCAATCAGCAAACAG CTGCAGCACCTGCCGATTCATTAGGAGAAGCCAAAGCCTCTAACCTGCCCAAACACAAGAACTCTTTATGTTTTGAAGGGATTGCTGATTCTAGCAAACAACAAAACCATGTGAAAGAGCGCAATATCGGCAATGCAGCCTTGCTACCTCAGGGAGGTGATAAGGTTGATGCTGATGTCTTTGCTCGACTGAAAGTTCTGAAGCTCCGTGAAAAGAGTATAAATTGCTCCCGTGAGGTTAATGCTGATCTGCAGAAGGGAACAAGTAATTATAACAGGACAGATGTTGTTGATGACACTGTTTTTGATAATGCTGTTGATGATAGGATAACTTCTTTAGTGGAGGACATCATCAAAGAGCGTTCAGAGGCAAGCAGCAGTGAAGGTGGCGAGGCTGATGGTGCTACCATTGCTGCACCTAACGATTTCATGAGCTTTAATAACAATACAAGATCATTGGATGGGGACACCAACATAGAGCAGCTGGAATCTAGTGAAAGCAAAGTCCATGGTGCTTTTATGGCCAAGCTCAAAGATTTGATGTGCTGTAGTGATGATGTAAGCTCATCAAACGAGGGTCAGGCTGCAAGCAAGAATGAATTCGGTCAGCTTGAAGACGTGGTTATGGCCAGGCTGCAAGTCCTGAAAAGACGTGAAGATAACAATAGCAGTGCTGTGAACGAGGGACAAGAGGTCTTCCATTCTGATGATTGGGCGGGTCACTTTGAAACAAAACGACTTGGTCGAGGGGCGCATGATGAGCTGATCCAGAAGACTGATTTGCCTGACGACGCTGGGTCCAGGGCCCAATCTGATGAAGCGGATAGCCAAACCGCAAGCCAATATGTCAGTGCATTGCTTGAAGAGCCCCGTGTTGTCTCAGCACCACCGGAACCTGCAAGTGCGCAAATGCATGACGAGCAGCTGAGCAGCTCACCGCCGGAATGGGAGCACGTGTTGAAGGAGGATTTCTTCCTCCCAGGAAACCATTTGAAGTGA